The following coding sequences are from one Solidesulfovibrio fructosivorans JJ] window:
- a CDS encoding flagellar biosynthesis protein FlhF, which translates to MATVLSQVRQELGSEAVILGNQTVRENGHCLCEVMAALEQPEKPLVQPQKQAEPAPARKNANGPARQAATVAPSSPAPADWTREWDEIKGHMLALLRPRMDFGILAPRQRLALEYLEREGVDEASILALFRSIVDGGEDKVIPALSRMVRVKPLTAGQWPQTAHMFVGPSGVGKTTALLRQALAVRREESGRRVVVVNADGDRGKGRLLLRHYAELSGLTYAEADGPEDFRRILDGAASGDAVFIDTPGLRGEGAMAGWCREMGIAGRTDLCAHLVLSPLYAPAQTAHFWRIYACEPLASIIWTKLDEACNYGCLVNMAHAASLPISALAHGPELTHGMTPASGKAVWKLLFKHQLPGEYADAAAGA; encoded by the coding sequence ATGGCGACCGTACTGTCGCAGGTGCGCCAGGAACTCGGCTCCGAGGCCGTCATTTTGGGCAACCAGACCGTGCGCGAAAACGGCCACTGCCTGTGCGAGGTCATGGCCGCCCTGGAGCAGCCCGAAAAGCCGTTGGTACAGCCCCAAAAGCAGGCGGAGCCCGCGCCCGCCCGAAAAAACGCCAACGGCCCGGCGCGACAGGCCGCGACAGTCGCGCCCTCCTCCCCCGCGCCGGCGGACTGGACCCGGGAATGGGACGAAATCAAGGGACACATGCTGGCGCTTCTGCGGCCGCGCATGGATTTCGGCATCCTGGCCCCGCGCCAGCGCCTGGCCCTGGAGTATCTCGAACGGGAAGGCGTGGACGAGGCGTCCATCCTGGCCCTTTTCCGCTCCATCGTCGACGGCGGCGAAGACAAGGTGATTCCGGCCCTGTCCCGAATGGTACGCGTCAAACCACTGACGGCCGGCCAGTGGCCGCAAACCGCCCATATGTTCGTCGGGCCGAGCGGCGTGGGCAAGACCACCGCCCTGTTGCGCCAGGCCCTGGCCGTGCGCCGCGAAGAGTCCGGCCGGCGGGTGGTGGTGGTCAACGCCGACGGCGATCGCGGCAAGGGCCGGCTGCTTCTGCGCCACTACGCGGAACTCTCTGGCCTGACCTACGCCGAGGCCGACGGCCCCGAGGATTTCCGCCGCATCCTGGACGGGGCGGCGTCCGGGGACGCGGTGTTCATCGACACGCCGGGCCTTCGCGGTGAGGGGGCCATGGCCGGCTGGTGCCGGGAGATGGGCATTGCCGGACGGACGGACCTGTGCGCCCATCTGGTTCTTTCCCCGCTTTACGCCCCGGCGCAGACGGCGCATTTCTGGCGGATCTACGCTTGTGAGCCGCTTGCCAGCATCATCTGGACGAAGCTCGACGAAGCCTGTAATTATGGTTGCCTTGTCAATATGGCGCATGCCGCATCCCTCCCCATTTCGGCCCTGGCCCATGGACCGGAGTTGACCCACGGCATGACGCCGGCCTCGGGCAAGGCCGTGTGGAAACTGCTCTTCAAACACCAGTTGCCCGGCGAGTATGCCGATGCCGCCGCCGGCGCTTAA
- a CDS encoding MinD/ParA family protein yields the protein MASRTSELPSHAPNGTDIPRVISVTSGKGGVGKTNISVNLAYCLSRMGRKVVLLDADLGLANVDILLGLTPKMNLFHLFHEGVDLRQVLMETPFGFSILPASSGVSEMLALSTGQKLDLLEAMDHLEGRINYLLVDTGAGINDNVIYFNLAARERLLVLTTEPTSLTDAYALIKVMHLHHDVHRFRVLVNMAPSLKAAKAVYEKLSTACDHFLSGISLDFTGAVPSDPAVKNAVIRQKPFCHLTPEAPASKKLQELAQTIDSWEVDAKLDGNIKFFWKKLLFQEQPLA from the coding sequence ATGGCTAGCCGCACATCCGAACTGCCGTCACACGCCCCGAACGGGACGGACATCCCCCGGGTGATTTCCGTCACCTCGGGCAAGGGCGGCGTCGGCAAAACCAATATTTCGGTCAATCTGGCCTATTGCCTGTCCCGAATGGGACGCAAGGTCGTACTGCTCGACGCCGACCTGGGGCTGGCCAACGTCGATATCCTGCTCGGCCTCACGCCCAAGATGAACCTGTTCCATCTCTTCCATGAGGGCGTGGACCTGCGGCAGGTGCTCATGGAGACGCCGTTCGGGTTTTCCATCCTGCCCGCCTCGTCGGGCGTGAGCGAAATGCTGGCCCTGTCCACCGGCCAAAAGCTCGACCTGCTGGAAGCCATGGACCACCTTGAAGGCCGCATCAATTATTTGCTAGTGGACACCGGGGCCGGAATTAATGACAATGTCATTTATTTCAACTTGGCCGCGCGGGAACGGCTGCTCGTGCTGACCACGGAGCCGACGTCGCTGACCGACGCCTATGCGCTGATCAAGGTCATGCACCTGCACCACGACGTGCACCGCTTCCGCGTCCTGGTGAACATGGCCCCGAGCCTCAAGGCGGCCAAAGCCGTGTATGAAAAGCTGTCCACGGCCTGCGACCATTTTCTGTCGGGCATCTCCCTGGACTTCACGGGGGCTGTGCCAAGCGACCCGGCAGTGAAAAACGCGGTTATCCGCCAAAAACCGTTCTGCCACCTGACGCCGGAGGCTCCGGCCAGCAAAAAGCTTCAAGAGCTGGCCCAAACGATCGATTCCTGGGAAGTGGACGCGAAGCTCGATGGAAACATCAAATTCTTCTGGAAAAAACTCCTCTTCCAGGAACAGCCCCTGGCTTGA